Genomic DNA from Macadamia integrifolia cultivar HAES 741 chromosome 6, SCU_Mint_v3, whole genome shotgun sequence:
AACCAGCATATCAAGAAACCCTCTAAACAGTTTCCAGTTTTCTTGAAACATTACCTCGTTTCGTCTGGAGTCCTTAATCTATCATATATGAAGGTATATCATATTCAACTCTACAAACAAAAGAGAACCGATTGAGGAAGTTGTCCTGTGAAACGAAGACCAAAGGCTAGCGAATTgtaaaaggggagagagagagaggaaatctCTTGCGGGTATAGAGAACAATTACCTTTGATTACTATACCTGCAACACCTCCTAAGGAACTTAGCTCTTCTATTGTGTAGGAATGACGACCAATCCTTAACGATGAGACGATCTCCCTCGACGCCTTAGGCATTGTTATCAAATACATttctgtttattttctaatttaaatacttttttttttctcaacatgCCCAAATTAatgctattttttttcccttacaaAAGTAATCCAAAGTGAGTGAGATATTTTTTTCAGAATAGACGCCTTCCCAAACAGACCCTAGGCATCCATTTTGGAGCGAAGTATGGAAATTATACTAAGATCAACAAATTTACTTCACTCTGCTTGCAAACAAACACCCTATTGTCTTTTTGTGCCCGCACATCTCTTTACAAATTAAACTTAATTCATCTTACCTTCAGTTCATTTCTATCCAAACAGGGCCCAAAAAGAAGTTCTTAATTTCCATGGTGCGATTATGAGCTTGGAACAAAGACCATTCACATAAACACTGTAACTATCAACTCAAGAGATGATTCTTATATTCTAGATTCCTAGTTTCCAGAATGAAAAGCCAATAAAGTAAAAATTTACATGGACCAAGCTGCAGAAATGGTCTTTAGTTGTTACCTAATTGATGGGGAAGTCCATGGTATCCCATAGACAATTCATAGGCTTGCCACATTAGTTAAGTCCAGCCTCAGAAGAGTCCAACCTAATTACTGATCACTATCCAGTCAAGAAAGACTGTTGCTGCTTGTGTCTCATTAGCCAATCTATTATAGACTTGAGAGAACTATGGTCACtcattcatctctctctctctctcctgctctctctctctctctctctgagtatGTTGTGTGATTGATCTAAAGGAAAAGCCCATGGCAGTAGGATTTGCAGTAACATTCAAAGGTGGACAGAACAATGGAAGGATGACCCTGTTTGTCATCCTCTCATGTATGATGGCAGCCATGGGAGGAGTCATCTTTGGCTATGATATAGGAACTTCAGGTCCCTCTTCAACTCAACTCTCCATTGTATCAGTCTCTTCCATATAAGTAACCTGTAGAGAATCACAGAGTGGTATTACAGCGAGTCTACTAGCTTGACATTGATAACAGGATTTTACATTAATATCTTTCAATTGACACATAATAGttctttgatttattgaaaaattCTCATGTTACCTAGTAATTGACAATCATATACTCATGCTTTGCTTTCTAAAACAAAGCCCAGCTACCCAACGAGATTAATAGTATCAACAGTACTATTATTAGTGTGTGGTGATAGTCTGGAAGTCCATAGGAGAGTTGGGTCtgcattttcttttcattactTGAAAATCCAAACAATTGGATTAACTAACATataagaagaaaatatgaagGTGGAGTCACATCCATAGAGCCATTTCTGAAGAAGGTCTTCCCAGAGGTCTACACTAAGATGAAAGAAGACACCAGAATAAGCAACTACTGCAAATTTGACAGCCAACTCTTGACCTCTTTCACATCTTCACTCTACATAGCTGGCCTTGTTACTTCCTTCTTTGCCTCTTCAGTGACACAAGCCTTTGGGCGCAAGGCATCAATTCTTGCTGGCAGAGCAGCTTTCCTTTCCGGTACAATCGTTGGTGGAGCTGCTGTCAATGTCTACATGCTTATATTAGGTCGTCTCTTGCTTGGAATTGGAGTTGGATTCGCAAACCAGGTGGGTTTTTCATTGCCATTACATGTCTTCAATTTAAATTCATAACTATAGACCTAGATTTATTAAGTCGATCAAGATCAGAACCAAGTCCTAACAAGCCAAACTAGCCATGCCCAATCTATCATGCACCACAAAAACTGGCAATTgaattctttttcctttacAAGCCTCAGACATTTCCTcattttctatatttctatAGTAAGTCCCTCTATATCTCTCAGAAATGGCACCACCAAATTATAGAGGAGCATTTAACAATGGCTTCTAGTTTAGTATTGTTATAGGAGCATTATCAGCAAATCTCATCAACTATGgaacccaaaaaattaaaagtggTTATGGCTGGCGAATCTCCCTTGCTATGGCTGCAGTCCCAGCTTCAATCCTAACTCTCAGAGCCCTATTCCTCCCTGATACACCCAACAGTCTGATCCAACGAAGCAATGACCACAAAAAGGCCAAGGCAATGCTGCAACGGATCCGAGGTACAACTGACATCCAAGCAGAGCTTAATGACCTGAGATTGCCAAATCCATGGAGGACCACCCATTCAGAAAGATATTACAGGTAAGATATAGATGGCAATTGCTATCCCATTCTTCCAACAGGCAACCGGAATAAATGTGATTGGCTTCTATGCACCATTGTTGTTCAGAACAATTGGGTTTGGTGAGATTGCATCACTCATGGCTATAGTTGTAACTGGCATTGTGTGCACTGGCTCGACCTTCATATCGATGTTGATAGTGGACAAGTTGGGTCGTCGGGTGTTATTTATGATTGGCGGAGTTCAAATGCTCATCTCACAATTGATGATTGGAGGTATCATGGCTGCTAAGCTTGGAGACCGTAGTGGCTTGAGCAAAGGATACTCATCTATTGTTGTTATTGATTTGTGTTTATATTGCTGGTTTTGGATGGTCCTGGGATCCCCTGTGTTGGTTGGTTCCAAGTGAGATTTTCCAATTGGAGATTCGATTGGCAGGGCAGAGCATCACTGTGGCTGTGAGCTTACTCTTCACACTCATCATTGCTCAGAACTTGCTACCCATGCTCTGCCATTTCAAGTCAGGCATTTTCTTCTTCGTTGGAGGATGGGTAGCTCTGATGACTTGTTTTGTGTACTTTTTATTGCCTGAAACCAAGAACTTGCCCATCGAAGTGATGGATAGAGTTTGGGGTGAGCATTGGTTCTGGATGAGGATTGtcatggaggagaaaggggagtGTAAGCTAGATGGATGAGAGTCAGACACTAGGGATGTTTAAAGCATGGCAATGCTCAATTAAAAGAGAGTGGTGGAAGGAAGAGAGATTGAAATATTGAAATCTCATCCCTTGTAGAATCCTCCAGAGTAATAGACTAGTACATGACTTCAACTCTGCTTCTAGTGTCCAATGTTCCCATTAATGCATAAAGAAAAGTCCACGAAAGGGTTGCATGTGAAAATTGAAGAAccaaatttattttcataagGAAAATCAGATTGGTTCTCTGCCGTCTATGAATGTTTTGGGATTAAACACTTGCTTTCTGCAACAAACTACCTGATTGCCCAACCATCATATCAAGAAACCCTTACAAGATTGAAAGTATTTATTACAAAATGCAATGGAAAATTAGATTAAGTTTTCTAACAGAATTAGCCAATGGGTTAAGGGACATCAGCCACCGATCAGTTTTCTAATGCAACAAAAATCAGTCCTCAAGTGGGTATAGGACATTTCCGACCATTGGAAAAGAGAAAACAATTAacttaggctctgtactgtaacattctaaaaaatagactctattatttcttcatttttttggaacagaaatggGGTAAAAACTGTATGGTAAGtccggttcaatttcttgttttttgaaatgaaccggaCACATTTTAGATTTTGAAGTCCCTGTTTTTGGAACATGAAAAGCAAGCTTCTCACACTCAAAATCGATTCTGAGCAAAAAGCGCAGAATCAAGAGCCTCACTTAAATTAGCAGGGGTAAAACTGGAATTTACGCTCAAAACATAACAATCCATTGAATTCAAGGGTCTTGTAAACACTAAACATACTTTTCTCTTGGAACGatcaaaggagaaggagaggaaaggagagcaCGAAGTCCCACTTCCTTCATCATTTTCAATTTGCCGACGGTGAGGTGATGCAATCGGTCCCTTTCTCTCTCACACTCTCactcgttctctctctctctctctcctgcttatttttttttagtttgcaACTTTACTGTTGTTTCAGAGATTGTGAGGTCGAGGTCGAGGTCGAGGTcgaggtcaaggtcaaggtcGAGGATCTCTGGGTGTTCGACTCTGAAATCTCTAGATTACGGTAGAAAATTTCGTGATCATCTTCTGAACTCTTGTTCTCAACAGGACATTATTCTTCAGAATCATATCCACAATATCTATGGGAAATGTGGGTCTCCAAAAGATGCTCGGAAGGTGTTCTATGAAATGCCCAAAAGAAATAAGGTTTCTTGGACTTCAATGATTGGTGGCTATTCGCAGAATCATGAAGAGGAGGAGGCATTGAAAACATATTTAGAAATGCGACAATCAGGTTCTCTGCCAGATCACTTCATCTCTGGAAGCATATTAAGAGCATGCTCAGGTCTTATTGATGTTGAGCTCGAGAGACAATTGCATGCCCATGTCTTGAATTTAGAATTTGAGTGTCATCTTATTGCACAGAATGCTCTAGTAGCAATGTACACAAAGCTTGATCAGATTGATGATGCATTAATTGTCACTGATAAGATTGCAGAAAAGGATTCTATTTCATGGGGTTCAATGATTTCTGGGCTCACTCAGACCGGTTTTAAGTTctattttttgtgatttttcaaaGATTTGCTTTCCATGGGTGTTTGTCatctaaataaatatattttttgaagcATTTTTAATGCATGTGGCAGTCTTTTACAGTTGGAATATGGTTGGCAGAAACCTATATCATCTTGCTGATCCAACGTATTGCATATATGTAGAAATATAATCCACCACACGTTCCTTGTTACGCTTAAATCAGGATACTTAAATTacttgaagaaagaagaaatctatATGAGTATTCTTAATTATCAAATGATAAACTAAAAGCTGACCAATGCCATTTCTCAAAACTATCATATTGTGGATAAGATTAATGGCTTTTCCAATCCTCCAAATCTCTTCGTCTAGTGTTGAGATAGTTCTTTCAGATCCAACATGTGCTTGATGTTTTTTTGTCACTGTGTTTATCCAAAAAACATATCAAACAGAACTGCCAATTAAAAGGATCACATGCaccatatatgaaaataaattatgAACTTGTATGTTCACTTTGCAATGGGCTTAAACCCTCCAATTGGTTAAAGCTTCAATTTTAAACTTCTGTTTTGATCTTATCCTTTATCGTGAGGAGACATATATTTCTTTCACTGATTATGATGAAGTGAAATTTTAGAGTACAGGGGTTTTCTACAAATCTCCACTTATTATGATGACTATTAAGGAAATGACGAGTAATTCAACAAGTGTGAACCATACAAGTTTCTATTTGTTCCAGGttataaaatcatttttctttttgggttaccATACAGTATTTAAGACATAGAATAACTCTAAacaaatagaaatgcaaaaagtGTACCAAACCCATaatcaagtttaaaaaataaaatcgttACAATACAGAGCCTCAGTACCTTAATAGCAGCACCTCCTAGAGAACTTAGCTCTTCCACTGTGCAGGGATGAAGAGCAATGTTTAAGATGAGACGATCTCCCTCAACTCCTTTGGGTTCTACATCTACAACCCTAAAAGGCTAAATTGTAGCTTTTCAAAATATATTTGGGCAGTGGGCCATTTGGAATTCAGACGGAATTTTTTTagtcttctcttttttatttatttattccattAGTGGGTTCGTCTTCGTTATCCCATTCTGATAAGAACCGTATTTTGTCCATTTCAGCCATCAGAATCTATTTTAAATGGTTGTTGCGTAACAGATGCCTCCTCCAAAATGTTGTGGACTTACTGTTTCAGTTCTTTTGGGGGTAGACTTACTATTCAGTAGCTATTAGGCTAACACAAAGGCTAAATTTGTGGTTTTCCGTCTATTTATGGGACCGGTCTAGATTTCAAAATAATCTAACCATTTATAATTATTCTGCCTCACCCGGACGGGTTTAGATTTCAAAATAGTCTAGCCATCTATAATTATTCTGCCTTACCCGACCTGACCCGACCTTAGCTTTTGGGACTCTGCAGCTGTGTTTGCACCCGATTTTCACAATAGTGCTTGCAAAAGAGGGGATATAATGGTGGGATACAAGAGGACATTAAGATGTGTTTCCATGTTACCAAATGCATTTCTGTGATTCTTTCCAACAAAGTAATCCaaagtaataaaaataaaaaagataattctgacccaaatttttttttctgaatacacgttaccaaacagaccctaagcaTGCGTTTTGGTTAGAAGCAACAAGTTTCTTTCACTCTGCTAGCAAACAAACATCCTATTGGTAagttctatttctttctttctttctttctttcttttttcattttaatttactCATCATCTCTCTCACAGATAAAAATTTAATTCATCTTGCCTTCAGTTCATTTCTATCCAAACAGGGCCTAACCATGGTGGGACCATGTGCTTGGACCCAACGAAGACCATTCACACAAATGCAGCAACTACCTACCTACTCAAGAGATGATTCTTATATTCTAGTTTCCAGAATCTGATTTTAATTATCTAGAATCACAATCTATGGTATTTTCTACAAATAATCCAAACAGCCCCACTTATCCCCAGCCGTGATCTGAAAGCAACTCTATATCACAACTTGGTATGAATTAACAAGTAGAAGACCATTAAGTCAACAACCCCTTTCAGATAACATATGTCATTTTATGGAAGACTATTAATATCATAATACAGGATAGAAGATGAGTGCCGCAGTTTCGAACAGAAAATAAGAGATATTTTGAGACAACATCACTCAAATctacaacaaaataaaaaacagccACCACTTGCAGGCACTCACCAAACAAAGCTTATAGATTATCATCCTTATCCTAGAAAATGTCAATTAACAAGTTGCAAAAGCAATTTCAATTCTGAGCAAATGAAAATGACCATACTTATCAGAGGCAGCCGAATGCAATCTAATCTCAAATCAAATCTATATTGCAGTCAAGGGGAATGCACCCCACAACAAATGAAATTCATAATTATTTTCTAGGAATCAGCTATAAGTTAATGACTGCGGTCATCATATTCAAAGAACAAGGGTTAATGAACATCTTCTAAGAATCAGTATTATTTGAATGAACtccataggaaaaaaaatgttaactGAAGCATTCAAACCAGATCTGCACATTATTGTTCTTTGTATAAACAGAGGATCTGCAGAGCATATTTCAGTACTGAACTAACTACATTTCACAGGCCCAGCCATTCACTGCGGATTAGACTGCATGAATCGGATTGCTGCTTGTGTCCATGTCGGACTGACCTGTGGTGGGCTTAGGATGGAAAGCAGATTGCCTAGTAGACCCATCAAGCAATTTTAGTGAGAGGGATGAGGGTCCGGAGTTGCCTAGGGACTCTCCTAGACTCAGTTTCGACATTCCCACCAGCTCATCAATATTGATTGGATTCTTTGAATGCACTGCTGTTGGCTTAACAACTTCATGAGTCTCTTTTGTTGTTCCCTC
This window encodes:
- the LOC122082166 gene encoding pentatricopeptide repeat-containing protein At3g53360, mitochondrial-like, which encodes MPKRNKVSWTSMIGGYSQNHEEEEALKTYLEMRQSGSLPDHFISGSILRACSGLIDVELERQLHAHVLNLEFECHLIAQNALVAMYTKLDQIDDALIVTDKIAEKDSISWGSMISGLTQTGFKFYFL